DNA from Cyanobacteria bacterium GSL.Bin1:
AGGGAGGACAATTTCCCACCCCTCAATATTGTTCAGGATTGTATAAACTCTTCGGCAAACTGGACAATAATCAAGGGACAGCTGTCATTTTATTGGGAGATGCTGTGCATTGTTTTCCGCCTGATATTGGGCAAGGCGTGAATGCTGCTTTAGAAGATAGCTATATCTTCCACAAAATTTTAGAAGAGACGAATGATCATCTATCGCAAGCACTCCCGCGCTATCAAACGCAACGGGAACCCGATGTTAAAGCCTTAATTCGTCTCGTACAAATCAGCTATCCTTGGCAATATAACCAAGCGCCTTTACGGAAAAAATTATGGGGGATTAACTTTTTCATCCGTTTAGTCTTACATC
Protein-coding regions in this window:
- a CDS encoding FAD-binding monooxygenase is translated as TEEELENFLKEAFPQLPLDKIISAEEMARFLSSKGGQFPTPQYCSGLYKLFGKLDNNQGTAVILLGDAVHCFPPDIGQGVNAALEDSYIFHKILEETNDHLSQALPRYQTQREPDVKALIRLVQISYPWQYNQAPLRKKLWGINFFIRLVLHRLFPYFFDPHSFLLIQNHEFSYSEILEKSNRTTRRLFLLGGLFIVVLSLIFLN